The nucleotide sequence CAATCGCCCACAGGGTTACCACAACAGCTCTAGCGCCAGCACCCAAGAATGCTCGGGCGATGCcaaccacaccctcggccatgacctccccacgagcactgtgacaacagcttagaACAACCAGTCGCGCCCGCAGCCCAGCCtccatgacatctttcatcgtcagtagatagtcctTCTCTTGAGGCTGAGGggtttctcttgtggtgtttggtgccaggataacttcaccagtttccattttaccatgTGCTGCTATGTGTACTAAAGCCACTGATGAGagtcgttttaacacttcatcttttgttgccatttctccaatGAGAGGGGAAATACTGAGGATTCGTCCAATCATCTCCGCCTCTTTCCTTGCTCCCGGAAGTTGTACCAACCGCCTTCCTTGATAGATGATCTCTTCAAAACATGGGTCGCCAACAAGCAATGCACCGCTCTTCAGGTGAAAGTCAGCTGGGCAATCATTGATTAGTTGTAAGGTCGTCAGGGACGGAAGCACGCGGATTCTGAATAAATCACTCAGATAAGTTGACTTCGAGTCCTCCAATGCTGCATAAGGCACAAGACAAAATGGTCCCTCAGGAACAACCGTAAGCTCGTTTCCTTCGATCAgatcagcaataggagtaacgatgatgtcataAAGCTTCTGTAGAGCACTTAATTGCGAGTTCTTTACATCAATTTGAATCATATCATTCGCTGCTTCCTCCGCTTTCAGCGAGTCATGGGAAGGATTTTCGTATTTAACAGCATCTCTTGAATCGATCTCCTTCAAGGCAGTTCTGTTCAGTTGCTCGATGAAAAATTCCAGTTCCTCTTCATACTTATAATTGTTGACATGTACCTTTCTCAACTGGACATTATCGTCGCTAAGGAAAACCCAGTAGTAAACGCACGGTCCACTGATAGCTATGAAAACCGTACCTAATGGAACAAAACTCAGGGTAAGGAACGAGATGCTGTTCCTTGAAGAATATCGGGGCTGATATTTTGCTTCTAGCAGATCTTTtagagcttgagcacgtcctttttCTGCGGCAAGAAGAGCGTtgacaaattcattttgaattaGGTTTATACGCCACAAGCCTGTGTATGCACTTTTATGCTGATTACGATaagaaatcttccactgatcgttgaaTCGCAGACCGGTCCTGATACTATCAAACCCCTCTACAGAAGAGTGAAAGCAGTCAGAAGCCCTCTTGagatttccttggcactcaaaATAACTTCCAAGAGAACAGAGTGAGGAtgcctctccagccttgtctcccacttccttcgcaatttctagatgacgttgatggtaatcgattgctgttcTGAACTGTCCCAGACGACCATAAGagcagccgagattgccataactgtttccctctccggccttgtctcccacttctttagcaatttctagatgacgttgatggtaatcgattgctgttttgaactgtcctagactatgataagcgcagccgagattgccataactctttccctctcccgccttgtctcccacttctttagcaatttctagatcacgttgatggtaatcgattgctgttttgaactgtcctagaccaagataagcgcagccaagattgccataactctttccctctccggccttgtctcccacttctttagaaatttctagaacaCGTTGAaggtaatcgattgctgttttgaactgtcctagaccacgataagcgcagccgagattgccataactgtatccctctccggccttgtctcccacttctttagcaatttctagatgacgttgatggtaatcgattgctgttttgaactgtcctagactatgaTAAtcgcagccgagattgccataactgtttccctctccggccttgtctcccacttctttagcaatttctagatcacgttgatggtaatcgattgctgttttgaactgtcctagaccacgataagcgcagccgagattggcataactgtttccctctccggccttgtctcccacttctttagcaatttctagatgacgttgatggtaatcgattgctgttttgaactgtcctagactatcataagcgcagccgagattggcattactctttccctctccagccttgtctcccacttctttagcaatttctagatgacgttgatggtaatcgattgctgttttgaactgtcctagactatgataagcgcagccgagattgccataactgtttccctctccggccttgtctcccacttctttagcaatttctagaacacgttgatggtaatcgattgctgttttgaactgtcctagaccacgataagcgcagccgagattgccataactgtatccctctccggccttgtctcccacttctttagcaatttctagatgacgttgatggtaatcgattgctgttttgaactgtcctagactatcataagcgcagccgagattggcattactctttccctctccagccttgtctcccacttctttagcaatttctagatgacgttgatggtaatcgattgctgttttgaactgtcctagaccacgataagcgcagccgagaaTGCCATAACTGtatccctctccggccttgtctcccacttctttagcaatttctagatgacgttgatggtaatcgattgctgttttgaactgtcctagactaccataagcgcagccgagattggcataactctttccctctccggccttgtctcccacttctttagcaatttctagatgacgttgatggtaatcgattgctgttttgaactgtcctagaccacgataagcgcagccgagattggcataattctttccctctccggccttgtctcccacttctttagcaatttctagatcacgttgatggtaatcgattgctgttttgaactgtcctagaccacgataagcgcagccgagattggcataactctttccctctccggccttgtctcccacttctttagcaatttctagatgacgttgatggtaatcgattgctgttttgaactgtcctagaccacgataagcgcagccgagattggcataactctttccctctccggccttgtctcccacttctttagcaatttctagatgacgttgatggtaatcgattgctgttttgaactgacCTAGACTaccataagcgcagccgagattgccataactctttccctctccggccttgtctcccacttctttagcaatttctagatgacgttgatggtaatcgattgctgttttgaactgtcctagaccacgataagcgcagccgagattggcataactctttccctctccggccttgtctcccacttctttagcaatttctagatcacgttgatggtaatcgattgctgttttgaactgtcctagaccacgataagcgcagccgagattggcataactctttccctctccggccttgtctcccacttctttagcaatttctagatcacgttgatggtaatcgattgctgttttgaactgacCTAGACTaccataagcgcagccgagattggcataactgtttccctctccggccttgtctcccacttctttagcaatttctagatgacgttgatggtaatcgattgctgttttgaactgtcctagactatgataagcgcagccgagattgccataactgtttccctctccggccttgtctcccacttctttagcaatttctagatgacgttgatggtaatcgattgctgttttgaactgtcctagaccacgataagcgcagccgagattggcataactctttccctctccggccttgtctcccacttctttagcaatttctagatgacgttgatggtaatcgattgctgttttgaactgtcctagaccacgataagcgcagccgagattggcataattctttccctctccggccttgtctcccacttctttagcaatttctagatgacgttgatggtaatcgattgctgttttgaactgacCTAGACTaccataagcgcagccgagattgccataactgtatccctctccggccttgtctcccacttctttagcaatttctagatgacgttgatggtaatcgattgctgttttgaactgtcctagaccacaataagcgcagccgagattggcataactctttccctctccggccttgtctcccacttctttagcaatttctagaacacgttgatggtaatcgattgctgttttgaactgtcctagaccaagataagcgcagccgagattgccagAACTGtatccctctccggccttgtctcccacttctttagcaatttctagatcacgttgatggtaatcgattgctgttttgaactgtcctagactatcataagcgcagccgagattgccataactctttccctctccggccttgtctcctacttctttagcaatttctagatgacgttgatggtaatcgattgctgttttgaactgtccttgATTACAATGAGCTATTCCTAGAAGGTTACAACGGATTCCCTCTTCGGTCTTTTCTCTGTCGACTTTGGCATTTCCCATAATACACTCGTGGCTCTCTATTAATGTTTGAGATTTGCTCAGTAAGTGAAGCAGAGGTTTGTTATCCTTCTCAATCTTATATGGGTTAAGAATAAATAACTGATGAGTGGATGtgaacaaatttcaataaaaattaaaatattagaGGTACAATTCTATAAGTTGAGACATTTCATGTATGTGAATCGCTGAGAAAATAAGTATGTCAGTCAAATCCTAGAAccttacatttaaaatttgcatttttacatTAACTGAAATAATACTGAttctaattttgaaacaatggcTGAAATATTTCCAGATTGTGAATCGAAAAAGCTTCAAGAATTTATAGAAAATGCAGCAAatgtaaacaccaaaaaa is from Pocillopora verrucosa isolate sample1 chromosome 7, ASM3666991v2, whole genome shotgun sequence and encodes:
- the LOC131770870 gene encoding tetratricopeptide repeat protein 28-like, with amino-acid sequence NQGQFKTAIDYHQRHLEIAKEVGDKAGEGKSYGNLGCAYDSLGQFKTAIDYHQRDLEIAKEVGDKAGEGYSSGNLGCAYLGLGQFKTAIDYHQRVLEIAKEVGDKAGEGKSYANLGCAYCGLGQFKTAIDYHQRHLEIAKEVGDKAGEGYSYGNLGCAYGSLGQFKTAIDYHQRHLEIAKEVGDKAGEGKNYANLGCAYRGLGQFKTAIDYHQRHLEIAKEVGDKAGEGKSYANLGCAYRGLGQFKTAIDYHQRHLEIAKEVGDKAGEGNSYGNLGCAYHSLGQFKTAIDYHQRHLEIAKEVGDKAGEGNSYANLGCAYGSLGQFKTAIDYHQRDLEIAKEVGDKAGEGKSYANLGCAYRGLGQFKTAIDYHQRDLEIAKEVGDKAGEGKSYANLGCAYRGLGQFKTAIDYHQRHLEIAKEVGDKAGEGKSYGNLGCAYGSLGQFKTAIDYHQRHLEIAKEVGDKAGEGKSYANLGCAYRGLGQFKTAIDYHQRHLEIAKEVGDKAGEGKSYANLGCAYRGLGQFKTAIDYHQRDLEIAKEVGDKAGEGKNYANLGCAYRGLGQFKTAIDYHQRHLEIAKEVGDKAGEGKSYANLGCAYGSLGQFKTAIDYHQRHLEIAKEVGDKAGEGYSYGILGCAYRGLGQFKTAIDYHQRHLEIAKEVGDKAGEGKSNANLGCAYDSLGQFKTAIDYHQRHLEIAKEVGDKAGEGYSYGNLGCAYRGLGQFKTAIDYHQRVLEIAKEVGDKAGEGNSYGNLGCAYHSLGQFKTAIDYHQRHLEIAKEVGDKAGEGKSNANLGCAYDSLGQFKTAIDYHQRHLEIAKEVGDKAGEGNSYGNLGCSYGRLGQFRTAIDYHQRHLEIAKEVGDKAGEASSLCSLGSYFECQGNLKRASDCFHSSVEGFDSIRTGLRFNDQWKISYRNQHKSAYTGLWRINLIQNEFVNALLAAEKGRAQALKDLLEAKYQPRYSSRNSISFLTLSFVPLGTVFIAISGPCVYYWVFLSDDNVQLRKVHVNNYKYEEELEFFIEQLNRTALKEIDSRDAVKYENPSHDSLKAEEAANDMIQIDVKNSQLSALQKLYDIIVTPIADLIEGNELTVVPEGPFCLVPYAALEDSKSTYLSDLFRIRVLPSLTTLQLINDCPADFHLKSGALLVGDPCFEEIIYQGRRLVQLPGARKEAEMIGRILSISPLIGEMATKDEVLKRLSSVALVHIAAHGKMETGEVILAPNTTRETPQPQEKDYLLTMKDVMEAGLRARLVVLSCCHSARGEVMAEGVVGIARAFLGAGARAVVVTLWAIADEGTLEFMSFFYDALAKGKKASEALNQAMKCLRKSETFKEVKYWAPFVLIGDDVTLDFNDI